Proteins encoded by one window of Gemmatimonas aurantiaca:
- a CDS encoding SDR family NAD(P)-dependent oxidoreductase, translating into MRKPMRTLITGASRPLGIELVRQSLMRGDTVYAACRNPARVPVLADLRAQYGGLEFLALDPADASSVADAVPVLEGLTETLDLLVVAPAEPGAHDRSAQLARDEELSTLSGTGLVEHYRRHAVAPLLLVRTLLPWLAHGDGARVLVVSTTRGSLSAKRDGGDYATGASAAALHMLTRALAHDLREERIVVCLGNPGRYAESADDESAPVLIEDAALGLLMQAERLPRERSGAFVDWTGAERGW; encoded by the coding sequence ATGCGCAAGCCGATGCGCACACTGATCACCGGCGCATCCCGGCCGCTGGGCATCGAACTGGTGCGGCAGAGTCTCATGCGCGGGGACACCGTGTATGCGGCCTGCCGCAATCCCGCCCGCGTGCCGGTGCTGGCCGATCTGCGCGCGCAGTATGGCGGACTCGAATTCCTCGCACTCGATCCGGCCGATGCCTCGAGCGTGGCAGATGCGGTGCCGGTGCTGGAGGGGCTGACGGAAACGCTCGACCTGCTGGTCGTCGCGCCGGCCGAACCGGGCGCGCACGATCGTTCAGCGCAACTCGCCCGCGACGAGGAACTGTCGACGTTGTCGGGGACGGGTCTGGTGGAGCACTACCGCCGCCACGCGGTGGCTCCGCTGTTGCTGGTCCGCACGCTCTTGCCCTGGCTCGCCCATGGCGACGGCGCGCGTGTGCTCGTGGTGAGCACCACACGCGGATCGTTGTCGGCGAAGCGGGACGGGGGCGACTACGCCACCGGCGCCAGTGCCGCCGCGTTGCACATGCTTACCCGGGCCCTCGCGCACGATCTGCGCGAAGAACGCATCGTGGTGTGCCTCGGCAATCCCGGTCGTTACGCCGAGTCGGCGGACGACGAGAGCGCGCCGGTGCTCATCGAGGATGCGGCGCTCGGGTTGCTCATGCAGGCCGAACGTCTGCCG
- the thrC gene encoding threonine synthase, producing the protein MSPDRDPSGGRHEAAEGHDAVFLSASEAAGAQSVQRCDACGHQLPALDAAPDCPKCGGLLAIIHRVPVDVMGAPLVGGALAQLFSPATPGAQSGTHVSGVWRFESLVMPGAGAAITSHPEGNTPLMARGRVNAFTGCDGLLIKHEGYNPTGSFKDRGMTVGTTQAVRTGATAVACASTGNTSAALASYAAQAGIPGLVFVPAGKVALGKMAQTLAYGARTLLVRGDFDACLRLVQQASRELGIYLLNSINPWRVEGQKTIVFEMLQQLEWNAPDFIVLPAGNLGNTAAFGKALREAHALGLITRLPRIVSVQAAGAAPFAWGFREHFATRHTVQAETIATAIRIGDPASWDRAVRAIRETNGLVITVTDDEIIDAKVVIDASGVGCEPASAASVAGVRQLVQQGVIGAHDRVVAVLTGHVLKDPGILVELHQERTDFAAANRPVEIEPTVQAVEAILRQSTAH; encoded by the coding sequence ATGAGTCCCGACCGCGATCCGTCCGGTGGCCGTCACGAGGCCGCTGAAGGCCATGATGCCGTGTTCCTGTCCGCGTCGGAGGCGGCCGGCGCGCAGAGCGTGCAGCGCTGCGATGCCTGCGGGCATCAGTTGCCGGCGCTCGATGCCGCGCCCGACTGCCCCAAGTGCGGCGGTTTGCTGGCCATCATTCACCGCGTCCCGGTGGATGTGATGGGAGCGCCCCTCGTGGGCGGGGCGCTCGCGCAACTGTTCTCACCGGCCACGCCCGGTGCGCAATCCGGAACGCATGTGTCGGGTGTGTGGCGTTTCGAATCGCTCGTCATGCCCGGCGCGGGTGCGGCGATCACCAGTCACCCGGAAGGCAACACGCCGCTCATGGCGCGGGGACGTGTGAATGCGTTCACGGGCTGCGACGGTTTGCTGATCAAGCACGAGGGATACAATCCCACCGGTTCGTTCAAGGATCGCGGCATGACGGTGGGCACCACGCAGGCGGTGCGCACGGGCGCGACGGCGGTGGCCTGTGCGTCCACCGGCAACACGTCGGCGGCGCTGGCATCGTACGCGGCGCAGGCCGGCATTCCCGGGTTGGTGTTCGTGCCCGCCGGCAAGGTGGCCCTGGGCAAGATGGCGCAGACCCTGGCCTACGGCGCCAGAACCCTGCTCGTGCGCGGCGATTTCGACGCCTGTCTCAGGCTCGTGCAACAGGCGTCACGTGAACTCGGGATCTATCTGCTCAACTCCATCAATCCATGGCGGGTGGAAGGGCAGAAGACCATCGTGTTCGAGATGCTGCAGCAACTCGAATGGAACGCACCCGACTTCATCGTGCTGCCCGCCGGCAACCTTGGCAACACGGCCGCATTCGGCAAGGCGCTGCGCGAAGCCCATGCCCTGGGACTCATCACCCGGCTGCCACGCATCGTGTCGGTGCAGGCGGCTGGTGCCGCTCCGTTCGCGTGGGGATTCCGCGAACACTTCGCGACCCGTCACACCGTGCAGGCGGAGACGATCGCGACGGCCATCCGTATCGGCGATCCGGCGAGCTGGGATCGCGCCGTACGCGCGATCCGCGAAACGAATGGCCTGGTGATCACCGTGACCGACGACGAGATCATCGACGCCAAGGTCGTGATCGACGCGTCGGGGGTGGGCTGCGAGCCGGCGAGCGCGGCGAGCGTGGCGGGGGTGCGGCAGCTCGTGCAGCAGGGCGTGATCGGTGCACACGACCGCGTGGTGGCGGTGCTCACGGGCCATGTGCTCAAGGACCCCGGCATTCTCGTCGAACTACATCAGGAACGGACGGACTTTGCCGCCGCCAATCGGCCGGTGGAGATCGAACCGACGGTGCAGGCCGTGGAAGCGATCCTGCGACAGTCGACGGCACACTGA
- the thrA gene encoding bifunctional aspartate kinase/homoserine dehydrogenase I, producing MPARSSSRSASQSGRQSGRPSSRQSSRRSPGRSPAIDVFKFGGASLADAAAVRHAIALILTPRPTRVVTVVSALAGVTDALLAIAAAARDGDVKTADVAIDRLHARHRAVGDSVLPNQRARAALGRELDAAFDELRTLAHGVASLRELTPRTRDFLVARGEQLSARIVVAGLLARKSKAQYVEAAEIIQTDGVFGNAFPDLSATDRLVRARLTPLVRRRIVPVVPGFVGGGHEGALVTLGRGGSDLTATVLGRALKAQCITLWKDVPGLMTTDPRLVPSARIVPQLNVREAAELAYYGAKVLHPRALIPLTRVHVPVFVRPFAEPEAAGTEISVRHTLQRYPVKALSIVRGQALITVTGNGMLGVPGIAARTFAALQQAGISVTLISQASSEHSICLCVPSERGHDAKIALERAFAVELSRRELEGMDAQTEMATLAVVGLGMAGSPGIASRMFTALSQAGVNIVAIAQGSSELNISVVIAERDAEAAARAVHDEFQLDKIGGGGVRRDDRLDVVLLGVGQIGRELLRMLPLTKRRVRPTIVGLIDRSGFVFEPDGLSPRQLAAAVALKEAGKPLTSLEHARRASAPDAVQWIAAHALARPVLVDVTADDTLAAIRKAIGADMDIVLANKKPLSAPRAEVEALRELARKHGTRILHETTVGAGLPVMDSYAKLVETGDKVLRVEGCTSGTLGFLLTEIGKGRPFSEALRDAMARGYTEPDPRDDLSGMDVARKALILARLIGFTGDLSDVKVESLVPDAYRHLPVAKFKATLADQDKLWAARQAAAMKQDRVLRYVLRATPTKVTVGLQAVPTSHPLAGLRGTDNQVVFTTKRYKEHPLVITGPGAGPAVTAAGVLNDILQLTPA from the coding sequence ATGCCCGCACGTTCATCCAGCCGGTCTGCCAGTCAGTCCGGTCGTCAATCCGGTCGTCCATCGTCCCGTCAGTCGTCCCGTCGATCGCCCGGCCGTTCACCGGCCATCGACGTCTTCAAATTCGGTGGGGCGTCGCTGGCCGACGCGGCGGCGGTGCGGCACGCGATCGCGCTGATTCTCACGCCCCGTCCGACGCGTGTGGTGACCGTCGTGTCGGCGCTGGCGGGTGTGACCGATGCGCTGCTGGCGATTGCGGCGGCGGCGCGTGATGGCGATGTGAAGACGGCGGATGTGGCGATCGATCGCCTGCACGCGCGGCATCGCGCGGTGGGAGACAGCGTGTTGCCCAATCAGCGCGCCCGGGCGGCACTCGGTCGTGAGCTCGACGCGGCTTTCGATGAACTGCGCACGCTCGCCCACGGCGTGGCCAGTCTGCGTGAACTCACGCCGCGCACACGCGATTTTCTCGTGGCACGTGGTGAACAATTGTCGGCCCGGATCGTGGTGGCCGGCCTGCTGGCGCGGAAGAGCAAGGCGCAGTATGTGGAGGCGGCCGAGATCATCCAGACGGATGGCGTGTTCGGGAACGCGTTTCCTGATCTTTCCGCCACCGACCGGCTGGTGCGGGCCCGGCTCACGCCCCTGGTGCGCCGCAGGATCGTGCCGGTGGTGCCGGGTTTCGTGGGTGGTGGTCACGAAGGCGCGCTGGTGACCCTCGGCCGCGGTGGCAGCGATCTGACCGCCACCGTGCTGGGGCGCGCGCTCAAGGCGCAGTGCATCACGCTCTGGAAGGATGTTCCCGGGCTCATGACCACCGATCCGCGTCTGGTGCCGTCGGCGCGCATCGTGCCGCAGCTCAACGTGCGGGAGGCCGCCGAACTCGCCTACTACGGTGCGAAGGTGCTGCATCCGCGGGCGCTGATTCCGCTCACGCGGGTGCACGTGCCGGTGTTCGTGCGCCCGTTTGCCGAACCCGAGGCGGCGGGCACCGAAATCTCGGTGCGTCATACGCTGCAACGGTATCCCGTGAAGGCGTTGAGCATCGTGCGGGGGCAGGCGCTCATCACGGTGACCGGCAATGGCATGCTGGGCGTTCCGGGCATCGCCGCGCGCACGTTTGCCGCACTGCAGCAGGCGGGCATCTCGGTCACGCTCATTTCGCAGGCGTCGTCGGAACACTCCATCTGTCTGTGCGTGCCCTCCGAACGTGGACACGACGCGAAGATCGCGCTCGAGCGGGCCTTCGCCGTGGAGCTGTCGCGACGCGAACTGGAAGGCATGGATGCGCAGACCGAGATGGCCACATTGGCCGTCGTGGGACTTGGCATGGCCGGTTCCCCCGGCATCGCGTCGCGCATGTTCACGGCGCTGTCGCAGGCCGGCGTGAACATCGTGGCCATCGCGCAGGGTTCCTCGGAGCTCAACATCTCGGTGGTGATCGCCGAACGGGATGCCGAAGCGGCCGCACGCGCGGTGCACGACGAATTCCAGCTCGACAAGATCGGTGGCGGCGGTGTACGCCGCGACGATCGTCTCGATGTGGTGCTGCTGGGTGTGGGGCAGATCGGACGTGAACTGCTGCGCATGCTGCCGCTCACGAAGCGTCGGGTGCGGCCCACCATCGTGGGGCTCATCGATCGCAGCGGGTTCGTGTTCGAACCCGACGGCCTGTCTCCGCGTCAACTGGCCGCTGCGGTCGCGCTCAAGGAGGCGGGCAAGCCGCTCACCTCACTGGAACATGCCCGTCGTGCCTCGGCGCCCGATGCCGTGCAATGGATCGCCGCGCATGCGCTCGCGAGGCCCGTGCTGGTGGACGTCACCGCCGACGACACGCTGGCCGCCATCCGCAAGGCGATCGGCGCCGACATGGACATCGTGCTCGCCAACAAGAAGCCGCTGTCGGCACCACGCGCCGAAGTGGAAGCGTTGCGGGAACTCGCGCGGAAGCATGGCACGCGCATTCTGCACGAGACCACGGTGGGGGCGGGCCTGCCGGTGATGGACAGTTACGCCAAGCTCGTGGAAACCGGCGACAAGGTCCTGCGGGTGGAAGGCTGCACCTCGGGCACGCTGGGGTTCCTGCTCACCGAGATCGGCAAGGGACGACCGTTCAGTGAGGCGCTGCGTGATGCCATGGCACGGGGGTACACGGAGCCTGATCCGCGCGACGACCTCTCGGGCATGGACGTGGCGCGCAAGGCTCTCATTCTGGCGCGACTGATCGGATTCACGGGCGATCTTTCCGATGTGAAGGTGGAGTCGCTGGTGCCCGACGCGTATCGCCACCTGCCGGTGGCGAAGTTCAAAGCCACCCTGGCGGACCAGGACAAACTGTGGGCCGCTCGTCAGGCCGCGGCGATGAAGCAGGACCGTGTGCTGCGCTACGTGTTGCGGGCCACACCCACGAAGGTGACGGTGGGACTGCAGGCGGTGCCCACGTCGCATCCGCTGGCGGGGTTGCGCGGCACCGACAATCAGGTCGTCTTCACCACGAAGCGTTACAAGGAACATCCGCTCGTGATCACCGGACCTGGTGCGGGACCCGCGGTCACGGCGGCTGGTGTACTCAACGACATCCTTCAGCTCACACCCGCATGA